The genome window GGTTCTCACCAGGAAGGACGTCGAGGAGATAGCGGACTTCGCGGTGGAGCACGACCTGATGGTTTTTAGCGACGAGGTCTACGAGCACTTCGTCTACGACGGGGCAAAGAACCACAGCATGGCCTCCCTCGACGGCATGTTCGAGAGAACTATAACGGTAAACGGCTTCTCCAAGACCTTCGCCATGACCGGCTGGCGCCTCGGCTTTGTTGCAGCCCCCTCATGGATAATCGAGAAGATGGCGCGCTTCCAGATGTACAACGCCACCTGTCCGGTCACGTTCGCCCAGTACGCCGCCGCCAAGGCCCTGGGGGACGAGCGCAGCTGGAAGGCCGTCGAGGAGATGAGGCAGGAGTACGACCGCAGAAGGAACCTCGTATGGAAGCGCCTGAACGAGATGGGACTTCCAACGGTCAAGCCCAAGGGTGCCTTCTACATCTTCCCGCGCATTAGGGACACCGGCCTGACCAGCAAAGAGTTCAGCGAACTGATGCTCAAGGAGGCAAGGGTCGCGGTCGTCCCGGGAAGCGCATTCGGAAACGCCGGCGAGGGCTACATCAGGATAAGCTACGCGACGGCCTACGAGCAGCTTGAGGAAGCCATGGACAGGATGGAGACGGTGCTGAGGGAGAAGGGACTGGTCTGAGGCCTAAAGCCTCTCCAGCTCCACACCATCCACCCTCTTCTTTTCCGCATCATAGTCCACAACGGCGTAGTACCCCCTGAAGAGGGGACCGGGATTCACGATCACTGTTCCGCCGATTCTATCGACGCTCCTCGCCTCGTGGATGTGGCCGGTGAGAACGAGCGGGGGTTCTTTCCTCTCTATAAACCCCCTCAGCGCTGGACTTCCCACGTGGAGGCCCGAATGAACGCGGTCTGCATTCGTATCTTTTGGGGGCACGTGGGAGAGTATCACGTCCCCGTCGCGGTAGTTCCGCTCCAGAATCCCCCCAATTTCGTCCTCAGTGAGCTCCCAGAACGTGCGGAACGGTGTTATGTTTGAGCCGCCGATTCCAACTATGCCAACTTCACCAACCTCAACCCGTCTGTTGTGGGCAGTTATGCCCAACTCCGTCAGGAACTCCGGAACGTCCCTGCCGTCGCAGTTTCCGTGTACCGCCACCACGGGAACTCCCAGCTCAAGCAGTGGTTCCAGAACTTCCCTGGCCTTATCAGAGCCGCTAAAATGTGTGAGGTCTCCGGCCACGAGGAAAGCGTCAAATTTCTCGCCCTCCAGTATTTCGGCGAGCTGGCGGGCCCTTTTGGAGTTTCCATGGATGTCGGTGACGGCTATCACCCTCACTCCTCATCCCTCCAGCCGCAGGTATGGCAGCACCTCGTCATACACACCGCTCCAGTCAACGATTCCAACCCTCCTTTTGATTCCACCCTCAATGAGCTCGATTATCTCATCCACGACCTCATCCGGAGTCTTTCCCGTCGTGTCGACTTCCAGGACGTTCCCATTTTCCTCAAGGGCCTCGACCAGGATGACGTCCACCAGCTCCGCCTCAACGTTCTCGGCGAGCTTCTCCTTTGAGTAGCCCCGTTCCATCAATCTCTCAGCAACGAGCTTGGGATTGGCGCGAAGGACTATTACGACGTCCGCCGGTACAAAGTGACTGAGGTGGCCGTCTATCACAACATCCTGGCCATGAAACTCCCGCAACATGGCTTCAGCCAGCTCATCAACATCTATCTCCAGCTCCTCGCCCACCATCTCGCCGATACCATTTTCTCTGGCGAATTCTTTAACACCCACGTATTCGTAGCCAAGCTTCTTGCTGAGGAGCCTCGATACAGTGGTCTTTCCGACCCCCGGCGTTCCGGTTACCACTATTATCATCCCCTCTTCACCGGGTGCGAGATACGCGCTGGGGCTTATATCCTTGTCTTCCGTCGATTGACGAATGTACATGTAGCATTTATCGAAAACCTTATAAGGGCCAGGAGCGCCTAAGAGTTTAGGTGATATCTATGGAGAAGTTGAAATCCACCCTGCTTCAGAAGAGGCTTGAGGTTGTCAAGAAGAGGAAGGAACTCCTCGCCCTTGAGGAGGCCCGCCTCGTGAGGATGGCCCGCCAGAAGAAGGCTGCCGCTTCCCAGCTCGCAAAAGTCAAGAAAGAGAAGGTCGCCCTTGCCCTCGAAGAGGCAAAACTCATAAGGGTCCTCAAGCAGAACGGCTACCCTGCCGTCTGAGGTTT of Thermococcus sp. JdF3 contains these proteins:
- a CDS encoding metallophosphoesterase, which gives rise to MRVIAVTDIHGNSKRARQLAEILEGEKFDAFLVAGDLTHFSGSDKAREVLEPLLELGVPVVAVHGNCDGRDVPEFLTELGITAHNRRVEVGEVGIVGIGGSNITPFRTFWELTEDEIGGILERNYRDGDVILSHVPPKDTNADRVHSGLHVGSPALRGFIERKEPPLVLTGHIHEARSVDRIGGTVIVNPGPLFRGYYAVVDYDAEKKRVDGVELERL
- a CDS encoding adenylate kinase family protein; protein product: MIIVVTGTPGVGKTTVSRLLSKKLGYEYVGVKEFARENGIGEMVGEELEIDVDELAEAMLREFHGQDVVIDGHLSHFVPADVVIVLRANPKLVAERLMERGYSKEKLAENVEAELVDVILVEALEENGNVLEVDTTGKTPDEVVDEIIELIEGGIKRRVGIVDWSGVYDEVLPYLRLEG
- a CDS encoding pyridoxal phosphate-dependent aminotransferase, coding for MALSDRLELVNPSEIRKLFDLAQGVEGLISLGIGEPDFDTPEHIKEYAKEALDRGMTHYSPNAGIMMLREAISEKLREQNGIEADPRSEIMILVGANQAFILGLAAFLKEGEEVLIPSPMFVSYAPAVLLAGGRPVEVPTYEENEFRLSVDDLEKHVSEKTRALIINSPNNPTGAVLTRKDVEEIADFAVEHDLMVFSDEVYEHFVYDGAKNHSMASLDGMFERTITVNGFSKTFAMTGWRLGFVAAPSWIIEKMARFQMYNATCPVTFAQYAAAKALGDERSWKAVEEMRQEYDRRRNLVWKRLNEMGLPTVKPKGAFYIFPRIRDTGLTSKEFSELMLKEARVAVVPGSAFGNAGEGYIRISYATAYEQLEEAMDRMETVLREKGLV